From the Primulina tabacum isolate GXHZ01 chromosome 3, ASM2559414v2, whole genome shotgun sequence genome, one window contains:
- the LOC142539408 gene encoding pyruvate dehydrogenase E1 component subunit alpha-3, chloroplastic-like, giving the protein MACSAAGKIIQPPSFNSARSAHKLHSTRKIISPSYFIGFTSHPDKLFPVSQAISSPRRRSATVVAVSSDVVKEKKLKNAPFSAPNLLITKEEGLELYEDMILGRSFEDMCAQMYYRGKMFGFVHLYNGQEAVSTGFIKLLTKEDSVVSTYRDHVHALSKGVSARAVMSELFGKTTGCCRGQGGSMHMFSKEHNMLGGFAFIGEGIPVATGAAFTSKYKREVLKEDCDDVTLAFFGDGTCNNGQFFECLNMAALWKLPIVFVVENNLWAIGMSHLRSTSDPQIWKKGPAFGMPGIHVDGMDVLKVREVAKEAIGRARRGEGPTLVECETYRFRGHSLADPDELRDPAEKAHYATRDPIAALKKYMMQNNLVNEAELKAIEKKIDEVVEDAVEFGDKSPVPARSQLLENVFADPRGFGIGPDGRYRCEDPKFTEGTAQV; this is encoded by the exons ATGGCTTGTTCAGCAGCAGGCAAGATCATTCAACCACCCTCGTTCAATTCTGCTAGATCTGCCCACAAGTTGCATTCTACCCGTAAAATCATAAGCCCATCATATTTTATTGGATTTACGTCTCACCCCGACAAGCTGTTTCCTGTTAGCCAGGCCATTTCGTCTCCCAGACGCCGATCAGCCACCGTGGTGGCAGTATCCTCTGATGTTGTGAAGGAGAAGAAGCTTAAGAACGCCCCCTTTTCGGCGCCCAATCTG CTGATTACAAAAGAAGAGGGGTTGGAATTGTACGAGGACATGATTCTTGGTAGATCCTTTGAGGATATGTGTGCCCAGATGTATTACCGTGGCAAAATGTTTGGATTCGTTCATTTATATAATGGTCAAGAAGCTGTATCTACCGGATTCATCAAGCTCTTGACAAAAGAAGATTCTGTGGTCAGTACTTACCGCGACCATGTACATGCATTGAGCAAAGGGGTCTCAGCTCGGGCCGTGATGAGCGAGCTATTTGGCAAGACTACAGGTTGCTGCAGAGGCCAGGGTGGGTCGATGCACATGTTCTCCAAGGAGCACAATATGCTTGGTGGCTTTGCCTTTATTGGTGAAGGCATTCCTGTAGCAACGGGAGCTGCATTCACTAGCAAGTACAAGAGGGAGGTTTTGAAGGAAGATTGTGATGACGTGACGTTGGCATTTTTTGGAGACGGTACTTGCAACAATGGCCAGTTCTTTGAATGCTTGAATATGGCCGCATTGTGGAAGCTTCCCATTGTGTTTGTTGTCGAGAACAATTTGTGGGCAATAGGTATGTCTCATTTGAGGTCCACCTCTGATCCTCAAATTTGGAAGAAAGGGCCTGCATTTGGAATGCCTGGGATCCATGTTGATGGCATGGATGTGTTGAAGGTGAGGGAGGTTGCAAAGGAGGCTATCGGCCGGGCTAGAAGAGGCGAGGGTCCGACGTTGGTTGAATGTGAAACTTATAGATTCAGAGGACACTCTTTGGCTGATCCCGATGAGCTCCGTGATCCAG CTGAGAAGGCTCACTATGCCACAAGAGACCCCATTGCTGCATTGAAGAAGTACATGATGCAAAACAATTTGGTAAATGAAGCCGAGCTAAAGGCCATAGAGAAGAAGATTGATGAGGTGGTTGAAGATGCTGTTGAATTCGGTGATAAAAGCCCAGTTCCAGCTCGCAGTCAGCTGCTAGAGAATGTATTTGCAGATCCTCGGGGCTTTGGTATCGGGCCCGATGGAAGATACAGATGTGAGGATCCTAAATTTACAGAAGGCACTGCTCAGGTCTAA
- the LOC142539410 gene encoding serine/threonine-protein phosphatase PP1 isozyme 9-like, translated as MMTMEGMMDGGVLDDIIRRLLEGKGGKQVQLSETEIRQLCINARQIFLSQPTLLKLRAPVRIGGDVHGQYQDLLRLFEHGGYPPHANYLFLGDYVDRGKQSLETVCLLLAYKIRYPDKIFLLRGNHEDAKINRIYGFYDECKRRFNVRLWKIFSECFNCLPVAAVIDKKILCMHGGLSPELKQLDQIKEIPRPADIPDNGLLCDLLWSDPDPGVVGWSESDRGVSCTFGPDAVAKFLDDNDLDLICRGHQVVEDGYEFFAKRKLVTIFSAPNYGGEFDNAGALMSVDKSLVCSFDILKPAANTSKSPLKKPPKIRTL; from the exons ATGATGACAATGGAGGGAATGATGGATGGTGGGGTGTTGGATGATATCATCCGGCGTTTGTTGGAAGGGAAGGGCGGGAAACAGGTCCAACTTTCGGAGACGGAGATCCGCCAACTATGCATCAACGCCCGCCAAATTTTCCTCTCCCAGCCCACTCTACTCAAGCTCCGCGCCCCTGTCAGGATTGGCG GTGATGTACATGGACAATATCAAGACCTGTTGAGGCTGTTTGAACATGGTGGTTATCCCCCTCATGCAAATTACTTATTTTTAGGAGATTACGTTGATCGAGGAAAGCAAAGTTTAGAGACTGTATGCTTACTATTGGCTTATAAGATAAGGTACCCGGATAAAATTTTCCTTTTGCGAGGGAATCATGAAGATGCCAAGATCAACcgtatttatggattttatgacgAATGCAAAAGGAGATTCAATGTTCGATTGTGGAAGATATTCAGCGAGTGCTTTAATTGTTTGCCTGTAGCCGCAGTCATTGATAAAAAGATACTGTGCATGCACGGAGGGCTTTCTCCAGAGCTAAAACAGTTGGACCAGATAAAAGAGATTCCAAGGCCCGCTGATATTCCAGACAATGGTCTTCTATGTGATTTGCTGTGGTCTGATCCTGATCCTGGGGTAGTCGGCTGGTCTGAGAGTGATAGAGGTGTTTCGTGCACTTTCGGGCCTGATGCAGTCGCCAAATTTTTGGATGATAATGACTTGGACCTCATTTGCCGGGGTCATCAG GTTGTGGAAGATGGATATGAGTTCTTTGCTAAAAGAAAACTTGTCACGATATTTTCTGCTCCGAACTATGGTGGAGAGTTTGATAACGCTGGTGCCCTCATGAGTGTCGACAAATCGCTGGTTTGTTCTTTTGATATACTAAAACCTGCCGCAAACACGTCGAAGTCACCTCTCAAAAAG CCACCTAAAATCAGAACCTTGTGA